From the genome of Acinetobacter lwoffii, one region includes:
- a CDS encoding IS256 family transposase — MDEATIKSMAAELAKGLKTPEDLNQMTAIFKKFMIETALNTELSEHLGYEKHQPKKGSNARNGFSSKTVLTQDGQLALDIPRDRDGSFEPQIIKKHQTRITSMDDQILSLYAKGMTNREIVAFFKEMYDADVSASLISKVTDAVIEQVTEWQNRTLDSLYPVVYLDCIVVKVRQHSTVINKSVYLALGINLDGQKELLGMWLAQTECSKFWLSVMTELKNRGVQDILVACLAKQRFSGLKGFPDAIASVYPHTDIQLCIVHVVRNSLRFVSWKDYKAVTAGLKAIYQASTEENALKSLDIFCDQWHHQYPKIGESWRANWENIRTIFSYPAEIRHAIYITNAIESLNSVIRHSTKKRKIFSSDDSVKKVIYLATSNAAKKWTMPIQNWRLAMNWFTIQFDDRLKDHL; from the coding sequence ATGGATGAAGCTACAATCAAAAGTATGGCAGCTGAATTAGCTAAAGGTTTAAAAACTCCTGAAGATTTAAACCAAATGACAGCCATATTTAAAAAGTTCATGATTGAAACCGCTCTGAATACTGAGCTTTCTGAACATTTAGGCTATGAAAAGCATCAACCTAAGAAAGGATCTAATGCACGTAATGGTTTTAGCTCCAAAACAGTTCTAACACAAGATGGGCAGCTTGCTTTAGATATCCCTCGTGATCGTGACGGCTCTTTTGAACCACAGATTATTAAGAAGCATCAAACGCGCATTACTAGCATGGATGATCAAATTCTTTCGCTATATGCGAAAGGAATGACAAATAGAGAAATTGTTGCTTTCTTTAAAGAAATGTACGATGCCGATGTATCTGCCTCCCTTATTAGTAAGGTGACGGATGCTGTCATTGAACAAGTGACAGAATGGCAAAATAGAACACTCGATAGTCTTTATCCTGTTGTCTATTTAGATTGCATTGTTGTTAAGGTTCGTCAGCATTCAACAGTAATCAATAAATCAGTTTATTTAGCATTAGGCATTAACCTGGATGGTCAAAAAGAACTTCTTGGCATGTGGCTTGCTCAAACAGAATGTTCCAAATTCTGGCTGTCAGTCATGACAGAGCTTAAAAATCGAGGAGTGCAAGATATTCTTGTAGCCTGCCTTGCGAAGCAGCGCTTCTCAGGACTAAAAGGCTTTCCTGATGCGATAGCCTCTGTCTACCCTCATACTGATATCCAGCTGTGTATCGTACATGTTGTACGCAATAGCCTGAGATTTGTGAGCTGGAAGGACTACAAAGCTGTAACAGCAGGATTGAAGGCGATCTATCAGGCAAGTACAGAGGAAAATGCTTTAAAGTCCCTAGATATCTTCTGCGATCAATGGCATCACCAGTATCCAAAAATTGGAGAATCCTGGCGGGCAAATTGGGAAAATATCCGAACGATCTTTAGCTATCCTGCTGAAATACGTCATGCGATTTACATAACAAATGCAATTGAATCATTGAATAGCGTGATCCGCCATTCAACTAAAAAGAGAAAGATCTTCTCTTCTGATGATTCAGTGAAAAAGGTCATTTATTTAGCAACTTCAAATGCTGCTAAAAAATGGACCATGCCAATTCAAAATTGGCGTTTAGCAATGAATTGGTTTACGATTCAGTTCGATGATCGATTAAAAGATCATTTATAA
- a CDS encoding DIP1984 family protein, with the protein MKLAEALLLRSDQQKKIISLKQRINANVLVQDGDKPSEDPNELLKQVFSLIQEFQKLSYAIHETNALTKLNDGRSLLALLTLRDEFVEQHKTLTAAISNTSRESDRYSTREIKWHKVIPVSSLQKQADDISLKLRDLNVLIQSNNWKIDLIEA; encoded by the coding sequence ATGAAATTAGCAGAAGCTCTCTTACTTCGAAGTGATCAACAAAAAAAAATTATTTCACTAAAACAACGTATCAATGCAAATGTATTGGTACAAGATGGTGATAAACCATCTGAAGATCCAAATGAACTATTGAAACAAGTATTTTCTTTAATTCAAGAATTTCAAAAATTAAGTTATGCAATTCATGAAACTAATGCTTTAACAAAATTAAATGATGGTCGTTCTCTACTTGCTTTATTGACTTTGCGTGATGAATTTGTAGAACAGCACAAAACCCTAACTGCAGCAATAAGTAATACATCTCGTGAATCTGATCGTTATAGTACGCGGGAAATAAAGTGGCATAAAGTTATTCCAGTTTCATCATTACAAAAACAAGCTGATGATATTAGTCTTAAATTACGTGATTTAAATGTGTTAATTCAGTCGAATAATTGGAAAATTGATTTGATTGAAGCCTAA
- a CDS encoding excinuclease ABC subunit UvrA — translation MRIHSFGEHNNITLSNNCIEVRGAREHNLKDVDVSIPRNALVVFSGVSGSGKSSLAFGTIFAEAQRRYFESVAPYARRLIDQAGVPDVDAIDGLPPAVALQQQRGASNTRSSVGSVTTLSSLVRMIYSRAGAYPADQPMLYAEDFSPNTPQGACPTCHGLGHIYEVTESTMVPDPTLSIRERAIASWPPAWHGQNLRDILVTLGYDVDRPWKDLPQSDRDWILFTEETPTVPVYAGLSPAETQSALKRKLEPSYMGTFTGARRYVLHTFANTQSTLMKKRVSRFMEGKICPSCHGKRLKPEALSITFAGVDIGEFMQLSLDKLTCLLEPIVLGNFDAHNAGEKANNKVTQLDRSERATTGRAVHSVSPDVRRTSALSDEKKIAAQRLANGVVGRLNQLRQLGLGYLTLDRATPTLSAGELQRLRLATQLSSMLFGVVYVLDEPSAGLHPSDSQSLYDSLDKLRDAGNSVFVVEHDLELMRRAQWLVDVGPDAGEQGGNILYSGVPQGLSEISASRTASYLFNKIPVTQSYGRTPSGWLELNNIYRHNLHNIDARIPLGVLTAVTGISGSGKSSLVSQALPELVLSYLGNESETENNNENNPLNEGMLVNEVTQGSLAGDVEAIKRLVQVDQKPIGRTPRSNLATYTGLFDHVRKLFAGTPEARQAHYDAGRFSFNVAKGRCETCEGEGFVSVELLFMPSVYAPCPTCHGARYNDDTLKIRWNERNIAEVLGMTVNEARDFFDGEVSIARSLQLLKEIGLGYLRLGQPATELSGGEAQRIKLATELQRNQRGNTLYILDEPTTGLHPSDVDRLLVQLQRLVDAGNTVVMIEHDMRAVAQADWVIDVGPGAGNAGGNIVVAGTPKEITENQDSRTAPYLVNELVSRDTKR, via the coding sequence ATGAGAATACATTCTTTTGGTGAACACAATAACATTACTTTATCTAATAATTGTATTGAAGTTCGAGGTGCACGTGAGCATAACCTTAAGGATGTAGATGTTTCTATCCCAAGAAATGCACTTGTTGTTTTCTCAGGTGTATCGGGTTCGGGAAAATCATCACTTGCTTTTGGAACTATTTTTGCTGAAGCACAAAGAAGATATTTCGAATCTGTTGCACCTTATGCAAGACGCTTAATAGATCAGGCCGGAGTACCAGATGTTGATGCTATTGATGGTCTACCACCAGCAGTAGCATTGCAACAACAACGTGGTGCAAGTAATACCCGTTCTTCTGTTGGAAGTGTAACAACTTTATCAAGTCTCGTGCGAATGATTTATTCGCGTGCTGGTGCATATCCTGCCGATCAGCCAATGTTATATGCCGAGGACTTTTCACCGAACACTCCTCAAGGTGCTTGTCCTACCTGTCATGGTTTAGGTCACATTTATGAAGTTACAGAATCGACAATGGTTCCTGACCCAACACTCAGTATTCGTGAGAGAGCTATCGCATCATGGCCACCTGCTTGGCACGGGCAAAACTTACGCGATATCCTAGTAACCCTAGGGTATGATGTTGATCGACCATGGAAAGATTTACCGCAATCGGATAGAGACTGGATTTTATTTACTGAAGAAACCCCAACAGTTCCTGTCTATGCTGGTTTAAGCCCCGCTGAGACTCAATCTGCACTTAAACGTAAACTAGAACCCAGCTATATGGGCACTTTCACTGGTGCTCGTCGCTATGTCCTTCATACTTTTGCTAATACCCAAAGTACGTTGATGAAAAAACGTGTTTCACGTTTTATGGAAGGAAAAATATGCCCTTCCTGTCATGGTAAACGCCTTAAACCAGAAGCCTTATCTATTACCTTTGCTGGAGTAGATATTGGTGAGTTTATGCAACTTTCTTTGGATAAGTTAACTTGCCTGCTTGAGCCCATTGTTCTTGGCAATTTCGACGCTCATAATGCTGGAGAAAAGGCTAATAATAAAGTAACCCAACTTGATAGATCTGAACGAGCAACAACAGGTAGAGCAGTGCATTCTGTATCTCCAGATGTAAGACGTACGTCAGCACTTTCAGATGAAAAGAAAATTGCTGCCCAGCGTTTAGCAAATGGTGTGGTGGGGCGTTTAAATCAATTACGCCAGTTAGGTCTTGGTTATCTAACATTAGATAGAGCCACACCGACTCTTTCAGCGGGAGAGTTACAACGTTTGCGTTTAGCAACACAATTAAGTTCTATGCTATTTGGTGTAGTTTATGTACTGGATGAACCGTCTGCTGGATTACATCCTTCAGATAGTCAGTCATTATATGATTCTCTCGATAAATTAAGAGACGCTGGAAACTCCGTATTTGTTGTAGAGCATGATTTAGAGCTCATGCGTCGTGCTCAATGGTTAGTGGATGTTGGACCAGATGCAGGAGAGCAAGGTGGTAATATTTTATATAGTGGAGTACCTCAGGGTTTAAGTGAGATTTCAGCTTCACGTACTGCAAGTTATTTATTTAATAAAATCCCAGTTACTCAAAGTTATGGACGTACACCCTCTGGTTGGCTTGAACTTAACAATATTTACCGACATAACCTGCATAATATTGATGCTCGTATACCTCTTGGTGTACTTACAGCAGTTACAGGTATTTCAGGTTCAGGTAAATCTAGTCTCGTTTCTCAAGCTTTACCCGAGTTAGTACTTTCATATTTAGGCAATGAGTCTGAAACTGAAAACAATAATGAAAATAATCCTTTAAATGAAGGAATGTTGGTTAACGAGGTTACACAGGGTTCTCTGGCTGGTGATGTGGAGGCTATAAAGCGTCTGGTACAGGTTGATCAAAAACCAATTGGCCGTACTCCACGTTCTAATCTGGCAACTTATACGGGTTTATTTGATCATGTTAGAAAGTTATTTGCTGGGACTCCTGAAGCTCGCCAAGCTCATTATGATGCTGGACGTTTTTCGTTTAATGTGGCTAAAGGGCGATGTGAAACTTGTGAAGGTGAAGGCTTTGTCAGTGTAGAGTTATTGTTTATGCCAAGTGTATATGCCCCTTGTCCGACATGTCATGGTGCTCGATATAATGATGACACTCTGAAAATTCGCTGGAATGAACGTAATATTGCTGAAGTATTAGGAATGACCGTCAATGAAGCACGTGATTTTTTTGATGGAGAGGTCTCGATTGCTCGTTCACTACAATTATTAAAGGAAATTGGCCTTGGTTATTTACGTTTAGGGCAACCAGCGACTGAACTATCTGGTGGAGAAGCGCAACGTATTAAATTGGCGACCGAGCTGCAACGCAATCAGCGTGGAAATACACTGTATATACTTGATGAGCCAACTACAGGTTTGCATCCATCAGATGTAGATCGATTGTTAGTTCAATTGCAGCGATTAGTCGATGCGGGTAATACCGTGGTTATGATTGAGCATGATATGCGTGCCGTTGCACAAGCAGATTGGGTGATTGATGTGGGACCAGGTGCTGGAAATGCTGGTGGGAATATTGTTGTGGCAGGAACACCAAAAGAAATAACAGAAAATCAAGATAGCCGTACTGCTCCATATTTAGTTAATGAGTTAGTGAGTCGTGATACTAAACGTTGA
- a CDS encoding IS3 family transposase (programmed frameshift) — MKTSKFTDSQIMSILKQAESGTPVAALCREHGMSNATFYKWRAKYGGMDTSLMAKLKELEAENTRLKKMYAEERLKAEIIQEAMGKKVVRPSCRRKMAQQAVAHYAISIRLACRGFSISETCYRYQSKLNDDNTLIAEQLIELTEENTDWGFGLCFSYLRHVENHVWNHKRVYRIYCELALNLRIKPRRRLKRHAPEPLKEPIRANQVWSLDFMHDQLIDSRKFRLLNVIDDYRREGLTIEAGFSLPTIRVIHTLNQLLEWREKLLVIRCDNGPEFISHEFVRWATEQGIRIEYIQPGKPQQNAYIERYNRTIRYSWLSKHLFDTLDEVQDYATNWLWHYNHERPHQANKGRPPLMAA, encoded by the exons ATGAAAACATCTAAATTTACTGACAGTCAGATCATGTCCATTTTGAAACAGGCGGAGTCTGGCACACCTGTAGCCGCCCTTTGTCGTGAACACGGTATGAGTAATGCGACCTTCTATAAATGGCGTGCCAAATATGGCGGTATGGATACATCATTAATGGCAAAACTCAAAGAACTGGAAGCAGAAAATACCAGACTTAAAAAGATGTATGCTGAAGAACGCTTAAAGGCAGAGATCATTCAGGAAGCGATGG GCAAAAAAGTGGTGAGGCCATCTTGCCGACGTAAGATGGCACAACAGGCAGTTGCCCACTATGCGATTAGCATTCGTTTGGCTTGCCGAGGATTTAGTATCAGTGAAACCTGCTACCGTTATCAATCCAAGTTAAACGATGACAATACATTAATTGCAGAACAGCTCATTGAGCTCACTGAAGAAAATACAGATTGGGGTTTTGGTCTGTGTTTCTCTTATCTACGTCATGTTGAAAACCATGTTTGGAATCATAAGCGTGTTTATCGCATTTACTGTGAGTTAGCACTGAATCTGCGCATTAAACCGAGAAGAAGACTAAAACGGCATGCACCAGAACCACTGAAAGAGCCGATCCGGGCAAATCAGGTCTGGTCACTGGATTTTATGCATGACCAGCTGATCGATAGTCGTAAGTTCCGATTGTTGAATGTGATTGATGATTACCGTCGAGAAGGTTTGACTATTGAAGCAGGATTCTCATTACCCACGATCAGGGTTATTCACACATTGAATCAGTTATTGGAATGGCGAGAAAAACTGTTAGTTATTCGGTGTGACAATGGCCCGGAGTTTATCAGTCACGAATTTGTACGCTGGGCAACTGAACAAGGTATTCGTATTGAATATATTCAACCAGGTAAACCACAGCAGAATGCGTATATTGAACGCTATAATCGGACTATACGTTATAGTTGGCTGAGCAAACATTTATTTGATACTTTGGATGAAGTACAAGATTATGCAACAAACTGGCTGTGGCATTACAACCATGAAAGACCACACCAAGCAAACAAAGGAAGGCCACCTCTAATGGCTGCTTAA
- a CDS encoding transposase has protein sequence MDLKTVIDSTPMLKKPRRTFTAEFKHQLIQQCQQPDTSVAKVAMQHQINANLLHKWIRQSRSMPLH, from the coding sequence ATGGATTTAAAGACAGTTATAGACAGCACACCAATGCTAAAAAAGCCCCGTCGAACCTTCACGGCTGAATTTAAACATCAACTTATTCAGCAATGCCAGCAGCCAGATACATCAGTGGCTAAGGTCGCAATGCAACATCAGATCAATGCCAATCTGTTGCATAAATGGATTCGTCAGTCCAGATCAATGCCCCTGCATTAA
- a CDS encoding IS1 family transposase has protein sequence MRITLEIKCPACLSDSIKKNGTKVDGKQNYQCKICRRQFIGDHALSYQGCHSGIKTKILHLMVRGSGVRDIAEIERVSIGKVLRTLSQSKYQLRAQQSHYETLEVDEFWTFVGHKQNKQWLIYAYHRETGEIVAYVWGNRDLATAKRLKLKLKQLGVSYTCISSDHWDSFVTTFKECKQLIGKFFTVGIEGNNCRLRHRIRRGFRRSCNFSKKLENHFKAFDLVFFYINNGFV, from the coding sequence ATGCGAATAACTCTAGAAATCAAGTGTCCAGCCTGCCTAAGTGACAGTATAAAGAAAAATGGCACAAAAGTAGATGGTAAGCAAAATTACCAATGTAAAATATGCAGACGTCAATTTATTGGTGATCATGCTCTCAGTTATCAAGGCTGTCACTCAGGTATCAAAACCAAAATATTACACCTCATGGTGCGAGGCAGTGGTGTCAGGGATATAGCAGAAATTGAAAGAGTAAGTATCGGTAAAGTTCTACGGACACTTAGCCAATCAAAATATCAACTTCGAGCACAGCAAAGTCATTATGAAACCCTTGAAGTAGATGAGTTTTGGACTTTTGTTGGTCATAAGCAAAATAAACAATGGCTAATTTATGCCTATCATCGAGAAACAGGTGAAATTGTTGCTTATGTATGGGGTAACCGAGATTTAGCCACTGCAAAACGACTTAAATTAAAATTGAAGCAGTTAGGTGTAAGCTATACATGTATATCAAGTGACCATTGGGATAGCTTTGTTACGACCTTTAAAGAATGCAAACAGTTGATTGGTAAATTTTTCACTGTGGGTATAGAAGGCAATAATTGTCGATTACGGCATCGAATCAGGCGAGGCTTTAGGAGAAGCTGCAACTTCTCCAAAAAGCTTGAAAATCATTTCAAAGCCTTTGATTTAGTGTTCTTTTATATCAATAATGGATTCGTTTAA
- a CDS encoding acrylyl-CoA reductase (NADPH), which yields MYKGIVITKDEAGYTSQITEIASKPLQEGEVRVEVKYSTLNYKDALAITGRSPVVRSFPLTPGIDFSGVVIESKHPAWKERDEVLLNGWGVGEKYFGGLAEQVTVSGDWLIQKPSAFSFKDTMVIGTAGYTAMLCVMALQKHGIKPSDGKILVTGANGGVGSIAIIILNHLGYEITASTGRPQESEYLTYLGASEIIDRIELSSPGKPLNKEVWAGVIDTVGSHTLANACASTKYRGAVAACGLAGGMDFPATVAPFILRGITLYGIDSVMAPIELRKEAWERLATELDQTKLETVTTEIQLTDALNISNEILDGKIRGRVVVQI from the coding sequence ATGTACAAAGGTATTGTAATTACTAAAGATGAAGCAGGTTACACATCACAAATTACTGAGATTGCATCAAAGCCTTTACAAGAAGGAGAGGTTAGAGTCGAAGTCAAATATTCAACACTCAATTATAAAGATGCTTTAGCCATTACTGGGCGTTCACCAGTGGTGCGTAGTTTTCCTTTGACCCCAGGCATCGATTTTTCGGGTGTTGTGATTGAATCAAAACATCCAGCATGGAAAGAAAGAGATGAAGTTCTACTGAATGGTTGGGGAGTGGGTGAAAAGTATTTTGGAGGGCTAGCCGAGCAAGTCACTGTTTCTGGTGATTGGCTCATACAAAAACCTTCTGCTTTTTCTTTTAAAGATACGATGGTTATTGGTACAGCAGGTTATACCGCAATGTTGTGTGTCATGGCTTTACAAAAACATGGTATTAAACCAAGTGATGGAAAAATTTTAGTGACAGGTGCAAATGGTGGAGTAGGTAGTATTGCCATTATTATTTTGAATCATCTTGGTTATGAGATTACAGCTTCAACTGGTCGACCTCAAGAGTCAGAATATTTAACCTATCTAGGTGCGAGTGAAATTATTGATCGTATTGAATTATCTTCCCCAGGAAAGCCATTAAACAAAGAAGTTTGGGCTGGCGTAATTGATACTGTTGGAAGCCATACTTTAGCCAATGCATGTGCTAGTACAAAATATCGTGGTGCAGTTGCTGCGTGTGGTTTGGCAGGCGGAATGGATTTTCCAGCAACAGTTGCTCCATTTATTCTAAGAGGGATTACCTTATATGGAATTGATAGCGTGATGGCACCAATCGAATTAAGAAAAGAAGCATGGGAACGTTTGGCTACAGAATTAGATCAAACAAAATTAGAAACAGTAACGACTGAAATTCAGTTAACAGATGCTTTAAATATTTCAAATGAAATTTTAGATGGAAAAATTCGAGGTAGAGTTGTTGTACAGATATAG